The Vreelandella piezotolerans genomic interval GGAAAGCGAAGCGGGCTACACTCAGGCGTATTTGACGCCACGGGAAAGCGAACCACTCACTAACCGTGAGCAAGAGGCGCTCGTACGGGTACTGCTCAATCAGTTCGAGCAGTACGTGAAGCTTTCCAAGAAAGTGCCTAACGAGGTGCTGAATTCGCTGTCCGGCATCGAGGACCCGAGTCGGCTGGTCGACACCATTTGTGCGCATTTGTCACTGAAAATTGGCGACAAGCAAGAGTTGCTCGAAATGGATCGCGTCCGGGATCGTATCGAGCACTTGATGGCGTTGATCGAGTCAGAAATCGATCTGCTTCAGGTCGAGAAGCGCATTCGCTCGCGTGTCAAAGAGCAGATGGAGAAGACTCAGCGAGAGTACTATCTCAACGAGCAGATGAAAGCCATCCAAAAAGAGATGGGTGAGCTGGATAACGTGCCCAATGAGGCAGAGAAGTACGAGCAAGCGATCAAAGCGTCCGGTATGCCCAAAGAGGCATCAGAAAAGGCAACGCAAGAGCTCAACAAGCTCAAAATGATGGCTTCCAACTCTGCCGAAGCAACCGTGGTGCGATCATATCTGGACTGGCTTATTGCCGTGCCTTGGAAAAAGCGCACCCGGGTAAAACACGATCTGGTCAAAGCGCAAGAAGTGCTGGATGCGGATCACTACGGGTTGGAAGAGGTCAAGGCACGCATTCTTGAATATCTTGCCGTACAAAAACGCGTGCGCAAGTTGAAAGGCCCAGTGCTTTGTTTGGTTGGTCCGCCCGGGGTGGGTAAAACGTCGCTTGGTCAATCCATTGCTCGCGCGACTAACCGTAAGTACGTACGTCTTGCCTTGGGTGGCGTCCGTGATGAGTCGGAGATTCGCGGTCATCGTCGCACCTACATTGGATCGCTGCCTGGTAAGCTGATGCAACGTATGAGTCGAGCCGGTGTTAAAAACCCGCTTTTCCTCCTGGATGAGGTGGACAAGCTGGGCATGGATCATCGGGGCGATCCTGCATCGGCACTGCTAGAAGTGCTGGACCCAGAGCAGAACGGTAGCTTTAGCGACCATTACCTCGAGCTGGATTATGACCTTTCCGAGACGCTGTTCATTTGTACGGCGAACTCGATGAACATTCCCGGACCGCTGTTGGATCGTATGGAGATCATTCGTCTTCCGGGCTACACCGAAGATGAAAAACTTGCTATCGCCAAGCGCTATTTGTTGCCTAAGCAGCTTGAAGCGAACGGTCTGGAAACCCATGAGCTGGCACTGGGCGACGATGCTCTGCTGGAGCTCGTGCGCTACTACACACGCGAAGCTGGGGTGCGTGAACTCGAGCGCCAGATCGCGAAAGTGTGTCGTAAGGTACTGCGTGAACGTCTAGAAGCAGAGCGTAAATCAACAGATAAAGCGGGCAGCAAGCTGCAGGCGCAGCAAATACTGACGGCCGAGCAGATCGAAACCTATGCCGGTGTGCGCCGCTACAGCTATGGCTTGGCGGAGCAGGAGGATCAGGTCGGTCGTGTAACGGGCTTGGCCTGGACCTCGGTGGGTGGCGAGCTGCTCAATATCGAATCGGTCGTTACCCCAGGTAAAGGTCGCATCCATAAAACCGGCTCTTTAGGGGATGTCATGAAGGAGTCGGTGAGTGCTGCCCAGACGGTGGTCAAGGCGCGAGCCGAGCGTTACGGGATCGACCATCAGCGTTTCGAGAACGAAGACCTGCATATCCACGTGCCCGAGGGTGCCACGCCTAAAGATGGCCCTAGCGCGGGTATTGCCATGGTGACAGCCATTGTCTCCGCGTATACGCAGCGCCCGGTGCGTTGTGAGGTCGCTATGACGGGTGAGGTCAATCTGCGCGGCGAAGTACTGCCGATTGGGGGGCTAAAGGAGAAATTGCTGGCGGCTCGGCGGGGTGGTATAAAGACCGTCCTAATTCCTGAGGAAAATCGTCGAGATCTCAAGGAAGTACCGGAAAATATCAAAGATGCACTTGATATTCGTCCCGTACGGTGGATAGATGACGTGCTGGCGGTCGCGTTGACGGGTAACGTTGCCGAAGGTGCCACGTTGACAGGCGCAGACACGTCGTTCAGTACGAATGCTACTGCAAGTACCCATTAAGCGTTAAAGCAACGTCTGCTTTAATTTTACTTAATAAATTTGCCCAATGCCTTGAGCGGCGGGCATTTCACGGCCAGGTCGCTTGACAGGTGTTTCAAGGCATTGCTATAAAACGCAGCTATGCTTTGAGGTTGATGCACTCGGTGACCGTACCGTTCAGAGCCATTTTTTGAAACAGTTAAGGGGTGAAGTGTGAATAAGTCCGAGCTGATTGAAGCTATTGCCGCGTCTGCAGATATTCCGAAAGCAGCGGCAACCCGCGCATTGGATGCCATGGTGGAGTCTGTCACCGATAGCCTCAAAAAAGGCGAGAGTGTTTCTCTGGTCGGTTTTGGTACATTTGCGATCAAAGAGCGTGCTGCGCGTACTGGCCGTAACCCGCAGACGGGTCAGCCCATCGAAATCAGCGCCGCCAAAGTACCTAGCTTTAAAGCCGGTAAAGCGCTGAAAGACGCCGTCAACTAATTGGGTCGCGTTGGCTGTAAATTAATGGGCGCATCGCATCCGCGATGCGCCCATGTTATTTTCTGGCCCGCTATTTCGGGCAATAGATGGCTTTGATGATCTGAGGCTAGCATGCTGCAAAGTATACGAGATGGCTCCAGAAGCTGGGGTGCCAAGATAATTATCGGTCTCATGGTGGCAGCCATGGCACTGTTTGGCGTGGAGTCGCTGTTTAGCGTGTTCGGCAGCGATCCCAACGAGGTCGCCAGCGTCAATGGTGAGCCCATTATGCGTCAAGAAGTCGAGCTGAACGTTCAACGTGCGTTGCGCTCTGGACAGGTGCCGCCAGAGCAAGAGCGCGCCTTGCGCAACGATATGCTCGATCAGCTGATTACCCAATCCTTACTGACCCAGTACGCGGAAGAGGGCGGTTTTTACGTCTCCGATGCTCAATTGGATCAAATGATCGTTAGCTTGCCCGAGTTCCATGATCAAGATGGACGATTCTCAGCAGACATTTTCCGTAACCGTCTCGCCGGTGCAGGTTACACGCCTCTCTCGTTTCGTGAAGAGCTACGAGTAGACATCAAGCGACAGCATTTACAGCAAGGGCTTGCCTTTAGCGATTTCACCCTGGCTAGTGAAGAAGAGCGTTTGGCTGACTTACAGCGGCAGCAGCGAGATTTTCGTTACGTCATGCTGAGCGCCGAAGACGCCAATATCGACGTCAACGTTACCGACGAGCAGATGCAGGCTTACTACGATGCCAATCAGTCGCGTTTCGAGCGTCCTGAGCAGGTGCGCGTAGAGTATGTGTTGATCGATCGCCAAGCTATGGCGGAGGACGTCGATGTCGACGAACAGGCGCTTCGCGACGCGTGGCGAGCGCAGAGCCAAAGCGCTGATCGTCGCGTATCGCACATTATGATCACTTTCGGTGACGAGCGTAGCCGTGAAGAAGCTCAGGCGCGGGCTAGCGAAGCGCTTGCGTCCCTCAACGAAGGCGAAAGCTTTGCTGATACGGCCGCGCGCTATTCCGATGACACGGCTAGTGCCGAAGATGGCGGTGATCTAGGTGTCATCAGTCGCGGCTTTTTTGGTGATGCTTTTGACGAGGCGGCGTTTTCCCTGGGTGTGGGCGAAACCTCTCAGCTGGTAGAAATGGATGGTGCTTTCCACATTCTCCGCGTGACCGAGCTGGCAGGCCCCACCTTCGAAGAGCAGCGTGATGCACTGGCTCAAGACGTGGCACTTCGGGAAGTGAATGACGCGTTCAACGAACGGGTTCAGCGCTTGATCGATGAGAGTTTTGCCGCGGATGACCTTCAAAGCGTCGCCGATGATCTCGGCCTGACACTCGAGCGAACGCAGTGGATTGCCCGTGATGAAGGGGAAGGCGTACTTTCCGAGCCTGGCGTGCTAGATGAAGCCTTCAGTGCAGACGTGCTGGAAGAGGGCTATAACAGCGAAGTCATCGAACTCGATAACGACCGTCGTTTGGTGCTACGGGTGGCCGAGCATCGTGACGCGACGGTTCTGCCTTTGGAAGACGTGCGCGATGAGGTCGAACAGGCCGTCGCAGCTCAGCAGCGTCAAGAGGCCCTTCAGGCTCAGGCGGGAGAGTTGATTGCTTCCTTGCGGAACGGTGAAAATGTCGAGCTGGAGTGGCTGGAAGCCAATGACGTGTCGCGTCAGTCGGATAGCGCACTGCCTCAATCGCTTGTGGGCGAAGTGTTCCGTATGCCGCGTCCCAGCGAGGGCGAAAGCGTTTATCGTGCGGTGACTATGCCGCAAGGTGTGGCTGTCGTTGCGCTAGATCGCGTTTTTGTAGGCGAAGTGGACGAGCAGATGACCGCGTTCGTTGCGCAAATGGCCGAGCAGCTTCGTGCCCAGTCGGTTATCCAGGGGTTGATCGACGATCTACGTAACGATGCGGAGATCGAGCGCTAAGTCCTTGAAATACCCCATTGGAATAAATGCAAGTGCCCGCGTGGGCGCTTGCAATGAGCCGAGAAAAAGCCGATCGAGTGATCGGCTTTTTTTGTCGCTCGTATCGCAAGTCAAGGCAGAGCGTCGAGCGAAAACTGACGCAGAACGGGTTCGGCATGACGCTCATTAGCAGGCTCTACCACCACATCCCAGCCGTGTTGGTTGTCCCAGTCGCCCAGTACGAAGCGCTTGGCAGGAACGTCTTCGACCGTGAGGTCGTGCACCTTGGGCCGATGGGTGTGCCCATGAATCATGGTCGTTACACCGTAACGTTCCATGAGTGCCACAACCTCATCTTGGGTGACGTCCATGATGTCGTCGGCTTTGCCCGCATTGGCATCACCCGACTGCATGCGCAGGCTTTTGGCAAGCTCCAACCGCTGCTCCAGGGGCAGCGAAAGAATTTGCTGCTGCCACTGTTCGCTGCGCGACTGAGCGCGAAAAGCCATATACGCCTCGTCTTTGGTGCAGAGGCTATCGCCGTGGAGAATGACGGCGGGAACGCCTTGCAGCTCTACTTGTTCGCTTTCCGGTAGCAGGGTGGCGCCACAGGCGTGAATAAAACGTTCACCCAGTAAAAAGTCTCGGTTGCCATGGATGAAATAGACGGCAGTGCCAGCTTCACTGAGTGCGTGCAGTCGTCGAATGACGTCATGGGCCACGGTGCTCAGTGGGTGAGGGGTGTCCAGCAGGTCGTCACCCATCCAGGCATCGAAAAGATCTCCCAGGATGTAGAGCGCCTGTGCCCCACTGGCCGTCTGTTCTAAGTAGCGATAAAACCCCTGATTGATCTCAGGTGTCTCGTGACTTAGATGCATATCAGCGATTAGCAGCGTACGCATAAAGCTCCCAACGATTATTCCGCTTCCTTCACGTAGGCGCGTTCGATGATGACATCTTCCGCAGGCACATCGGCGTGCATGCCGCGACGTGTGGTGCTGACGCCTTTGATCGCGTTCACCACATCCATGCCTTCAACGACTTCTCCGAACACCGCATAGCCCCAGCCTTGCAAGCTTTTGCCACTATGGTTAAGGAAGCTGTTGTTACCGACATTGATGAAAAATTGTGCCGTAGCAGAGTGGGGGTCTTGGGTGCGCGCCATGGCCAGCGTGCCGATGGTGTTTTGCAAGCCGTTATCGGCTTCGTTCTCGATAGGGTCACGGGTCGGTTTTTGGTTGAAGTCCTGGTCGAAACCGCCACCTTGAATCATGAAGCCATCAATGACCCGGTGAAACAGCGTGCCGTCGTAAAAACCGTCGCGCACGTACTGCTCGAAATTGGCTGCCGTAACCGGGGCTTTTTCATGATTGAGCGCGATGGTGATGTCACCGTGGTTCGTCTGTAATACGATCATGGATAAATTCCTGTTCAATAAAAGCGTTCGCCTTGGCGCTGTGCATCGGCGTCACGTTATAATAGCGGTTTTGCTCGGCACCGCGAAGCGCTAACCCTGATTGCCTTTGCATCGTTTGCCCAGCACGCCATCCACCATGAGGTTATCAACACCACCATGACCAACGAGACCACCCCAGCGCCGAACTTCATTCGCAACCAAGTACGCGACGAGATAGCGGGCGGCCAGGTCACCAAAATCGTGACGCGCTTTCCCCCGGAGCCCAACGGCTTTTTGCATATCGGCCACGCCAAGTCGATCTGTTTGAATTTCGGGTTGGCAGAGCAGTTGGGTGGTGAGTGTCATCTGCGCTTTGACGACACCAACCCTGCCAAAGAAGAGCAGGCGTACATCGATGCCATCAAAGAGGACGTCAGCTGGCTGGGCTTCGAGTGGGCCGGACCGGTGCGCTTTGCCTCTGATTATTTCGATCAGCTCTACGCCTGGGCGCAGCATCTGATTCGTGAAGACAAAGCCTATGTGGATGACCTCTCCCCGGATGAGATTCGCGAGTATCGAGGCACGCTGACCGAGCCCGGCAAGCCTAGCCCCTACCGTGAGCGCAGCGCCGAAGAGAGCTTGGACCTTCTAGAACGGATGCGTAACGGTGAGTTTGGTGAAGGCGAAAAAGTGCTGCGCGCCAAAATCGATATGGCGTCGCCCAACATCAATTTGCGCGATCCGATCTTGTACCGCATTCGTCATGCGCATCATCACCAAACAGGTGACAAGTGGAAAATCTACCCCTCGTACGATTTTACCCACGGTCAGTCGGATGCCATCGAGGGTATTACTCACTCCATCTGTACGCTGGAGTTCGAAGACCACCGCCCGCTATACGAGTGGTTCTTGAACAATCTGCCGGTGCCCGCCAAGCCGCGCCAGATTGAATTTGCCAGACTGAACCTCGACTACACGCTGACCTCCAAACGTAAGCTGAAGCTGTTGGTGGATGAGCAGATCGTCGATGGTTGGGATGACCCGCGAATGCCGACCATTTCCGGTATGCGTCGCCGCGGCTATACGCCCGCTTCGATTCGTAAATTCTGTGAAATGATCGGCGTGACCCGTTCCGACGGTGGTTTGGTGGATATCGCCATGCTGACCCACGCCATTCGTTCGGACCTGGAAGATAACGCACCCCGCGCCATGTGCGTGCTCAAGCCGCTGAAAGTAGTGCTGACGAACGTGCCGGAAGATCACGAGGAAGTGTACGAGGTGCCGGGCCACCCAGCGCGTGACGATATGCCGATGCGCAAGGTGCCGTTTGGTCGTGAACTCTACATCGACCAAGACGACTTCATGGAAGACGCACCGAAAAAATTCTTCCGCTTAGCGCCCGGTAAAGAAGTCCGTCTGCGTAATAGCTATGTGATCCGTTGTGATGAGGTTATCAAAGATGACGCAGGCGAGATCGTCGAGCTGCGCTGCTCCGTCGATTTCGACACCCTGGGTAAAAACCCCGAAGGCCGCAAGGTGAAAGGGGTGATTCACTGGGTCAGCGCGGCCCACGGCGTGCCGATGGAAGTGCGCCTCTACGATAACCTGTTCATGGTCGAGCAGCCCGATCGTGACAAGGACGTCGACTTCCTCGAGCATTTGAACCCCGAGTCGCTGGTGGTATGCAACGCCATTGGCGAGCCAAGCCTGGCCAGCGCCGCGCCGGAAGATCGCTTCCAATTCGAGCGAGTCGGTTATTTCTGTGCTGATCGCCATGTCTCCACTAACGACCACCTGGTGTTCAACCGTACCGTTGGGTTGAAAGATAGCTGGGCGAAAATCAAACAGAAGGGCTAAGGAAACGTCATATGCATATTTACAATACGCTGACTCGCCGCAAAGACCCTTTTCGCCCGCTGGTGGCCGGCAAGGTCAGCATGTACGTTTGCGGTATGACGGTGTATGACTACTGTCACCTTGGCCACGCCCGGGTGATGGTGGCCTTTGACGTGATTACCCGCTACCTGCGCCATCGCGGTTATGACGTGACCTATGTCCGCAACATCACCGATATCGACGATAAAATCCTCAAGCGGGCCGAGGAGAACGGCGAGCCCATCGACGCGCTCACCGAGCGCATGATTGCCGCGATGCATGAGGACGAAGCTCGCCTCAACGTGCTGCCACCCAGTCAGGAGCCCCGGGCAACGGGGCACATCGACGATATCATCGCGATGATCGAAACGCTCATCGACAAAGGCTTTGCCTATGCCGCGGCCAATGGTGATGTCTACTACCGAGTGCGCAAGTTCACCGACTACGGCAAATTGAACAACCGTCAGTTGGATGACATGCGCTCGGGAGCGCGCGTGGATGTGGATGTACATAAAGAGGATCCGCTGGATTTCGTGCTTTGGAAAGCGGCCAAACCCGGTGAAGCCCACTGGCACTCTCCTTGGGGAGAGGGTCGCCCCGGCTGGCACATCGAGTGCTCTGCAATGTCGACCTGCTGCTTGGGTGATACCTTCGATATCCATGGCGGCGGGCCGGATTTGACCTTTCCTCATCATGAGAACGAGATCGCCCAATCGGAAGCAGCGACAGGGAAAACCTACGTCAATACCTGGATGCATGCCGGCGCCGTGCGTGTGAATCAGGAAAAGATGTCCAAGTCCTTGGGCAATTTCTTCACCATCCGTGACGTACTTGCCGAGCATGATCCGGAAGTCGTTCGCTATCTGTTGGTCGCCAGCCACTACCGCAGCGCCATCAACTACTCGTTGGATTCGCTGGTCGAAGCACGCAAGTCGCTGACGCGACTATATACGGCGTTGGAAGGCGTGGACGCTGACGAGCAGGCAGTCGCCAGCGAGGCGGCCGAGCGCTTTACCGCGGCCATGGACGACGACTTCAACACCCCTGTCGCTTTGGCCGCGCTGTTCGACTTGGCCCGCGATCTCAACCGCGCGAAAAGCGACCAGCCAGCGGAAGCGCCGCGCTTGGCAGGCGAATTAAAGCGCTTGGCCGGGGTGCTGGGGTTATTACAGCAAGTGCCGGAAACCTTCCTCAAAGGCGCTCAGCAGCAGGTAGCGCTTAGCGAGGAGGAGATCGAAGCCAAAATCGCCGAACGTCATGATGCAAAAACCAGTAAGGATTTTGCCCGCGCGGACGCCATTCGTGACGAGCTGGCAGCGCTCGGCATCGTTCTCAAGGACTCCCGGGAAGGGACGACCTGGGTCATCGAAGCGCCTTGATCGTGGTGATATGTCGGACGCCGTGAAAACGGCGTCTGACTTCAACGCAGTAGGCTCTTATACTGATCCGGTACGCCACAGACGCACACTGAAAAGGACGACCCCATGCGCTCATTGTTCACACCTTCGCTGGCTGCCTGTCTATCGACGGTAGCCTTCTCTGTAGTCACTCTTTCCACGGCCAGCGCCAACGATCCCGTCGTGGTGTCTTCGAAAATCGATACGGAAGGCTCGGTGTTGGGCGAACTGATCATTCAAACATTGGAACGCAACGGCATTCCTACGGAAGATCGCCTTCAGTTAGGGGGCACTAGCGTGGTACGTAGCGCGCTGCAAGCAGGGGAGATCGATATTTACCCAGAATACACGGGGAACGGCGCCTTCTTCTTCGACATGACCGATAGCCCCGTCTGGAACAGCGCCGACGACGCTTATCAAACCGTCAGCGAACGCGATGCCGAGCAGGGGTTGATTTGGCTACAGCCCGCCAGTGCCAACAACACTTGGGCCATGAGCATTCGCCAAGACGTGGCCGACGCCAATGATTTGACCACGCTGGATGATTTGGCTGCATATCTGGCCGATGGCGGAACGTTCAAATTTGCCGCCAGCGCTGAATTCGTCGAATCCGCCCAGGCGCTACCGGCTTTCCAGGACGCCTATGGTTTCGAGTTGAGCGATGATCAGCTGCTCGTCCTTTCGGGTGGCAACACGGCTGCTACGATGCGTGCGGCCGCGCAGCAAACCAGCGGTGTCAATGGCGCCATGACCTACGGTACCGACGGTGGTCTGAGCGCCCTGGGCCTCGTCGTGCTCGAAGACTCCAAAGGCGTACAGCCGGTGTATCAACCCGCTCCCGTGGTGCGTGAAGAAGTGCTTGACGCTTACCCTGACATGGAAGCGTTGCTGAATGAGGTGTTTGCCACGCTAGACCTCGTGACGCTGCAAGAGCTCAATGCGAATGTCGCGGTGAATGGTGTCTCGCCGGATCAAGTAGCGAGTGACTACCTCGACAGCCTGGATGACTGATGAATGTCGTTGATCGACGCCCTACCATCGCCATCCTTTAAACGACGCCCTTGGCAGCCTAATGTCGTACTGTGCTGTCTCAGCGGGAGCATGTTAGCCGCTGCATGGCTACTGAACGTGGTGAGTGTCGCCCCTAATCGTATCGTTTCCGGTACCGCCTTTGGCATGGTCGATGCCATTGGTTGGCCAGGGGCAGCCCTGGTGTCATTGCTCTCTCTCGCTATGGCGACGTTGGCATTGATGCCTAACGTCCGGCACTATCGAGCGGTGCTGGCCATCGTTACGCTAACCTTACTACTCATGCCGTTTGGTTTGATGGTGGCTGGCCACTGGTTGGTCGACCCTTCCTTACCTCAGGCGCGTCTTGGTATTGGTCCGGCCTACTGGACCGTACTGTTCGTTTTATTGCTCTGCTTGGTAGAGCTTCGTCTGCGTCTTGGGTTATCTCGATGGTGGACGGCGCTACTGTTATTCGGTGTAAGCGTTGTCTGGTGGGGCTGTGCCGCGCTCTGGCTGGATCGCCTTGCCCTGGTACAGGAGTTCCAAGCTCGGCAGGGGCAGTTTTATCAGGCACTGATGCAGCACATGGTGCTGGTGAGCACGGCCGTAGGCGTCAGCGTGGTGCTGGGGTCGCTGCTGGCCATGCTCATGCGTCGCTATGAGCGGCTACAAAAAGTAGCGTTTACGCTGCTGAATTTTTTACAAACCATCCCCAGCTTGGCGCTGTTTGGGCTTCTGCTAGCGCCCCTTGCCTGGCTGGCAGCGAATGTCCCAACGCTGGCGGCGCTAGGGGTGAGTGGCATTGGCAACGCGCCGGCGCTGATCGCGCTCATCGCCTACAGCCTGCTGCCAATGGTGCGCAATACCTACATCGCCCTCGAAGAAGTGAGCGAGGAGACATTGCAGGCCGCCAAAGCCATGGGAATGCGAACGACACAACGTTTTTGGCAAGTGCGGTTTCCGTTGGCACTTCCCGTGCTGTTGGAAGGCGTGCGTATTACCGCCGTTCAAGCCGTGGGACTTACCGCGGTAGCGGCATTGATTGGGGCGGGCGGCTTAGGCACATTTATTTTTCAAGGGCTGGGTCAGGCTGCCATGGATATGGTGCTGTTGGGTGCGTTACCCATTTTGATCTTGGCGCTCATGGTGGATGCAGGGCTTGGTGCGTTAGCGGACGCGCTGCGTCCCGGAGGACGGCAATGATCGAGCTTTCCCATGTTTCAAAGACGTTCGGCGACGCCACCGCGGTGGATGACATTACCCTGCGGGTTGCAAAAGGCAAGCTCTGTGCGTTGGTAGGTACTTCCGGCTGCGGTAAATCCACCACGCTGCGCATGATCAATCGACTCATCGATCACAGCAGTGGCGACATCATCTTGGATGGCCAGGCGATCGAGCAGTACGATCCAGTGAAGCTTCGCCGTCGCATTGGTTACGTGATTCAGAGCACCGGACTATTTCCTCACTGGAGCGTTGCACGCAACATTGGATTGGTGCCTCGGCTATTGAAGTGGTCGGCTACCGATACTACCGCTCGAGTCGAGGAGTTGATGGGGTTGCTAGGGCTGCCTGTGGAGGAGTTCGCCCATAAATATCCTCACCAACTCTCCGGCGGGCAGGCGCAACGGGTAGGTGTGGCTCGCGCGCTTGCCGGCGATCCCGATATCTTGCTCATGGATGAGCCCTTTGGGGCGCTAGACCCCATCACCCGGGAAAAGCTCCAGGAGGAGCTTGCCAAAATACAGTCTCGGCTGCACAAAACCATCGTGTTCGTGACCCACGATATGGATGAAGCACTGAGGTTGGCCGACCACCTTGTCGTCATGCGCGACGGTCGCATCGTTCAACAGGGCACGCCACTAGCGCTTTTACAGCATCCCCACGATCCGTTTGTCGAGTCGTTACTCGGCGGCCTGGAGCGGGGATTGAAGCAAGCAGCGCTCACACGGGTGAAAGACCACATGACATCGCTGGGGCCTACCTTGCCGGCGCAGTCGCGCATTCCCGCTGATTTTTCGCTGCGCCAAGCGCTCTCCATGATGTTGCGTGATCACTGTGATCGCTTGACGGTCGTCGATCAAAACGATGTGCCGATTGGTGAGCTGTCGCTTCGCCGTATCGTCAAAGAAGCACAG includes:
- a CDS encoding ABC transporter permease, with amino-acid sequence MSLIDALPSPSFKRRPWQPNVVLCCLSGSMLAAAWLLNVVSVAPNRIVSGTAFGMVDAIGWPGAALVSLLSLAMATLALMPNVRHYRAVLAIVTLTLLLMPFGLMVAGHWLVDPSLPQARLGIGPAYWTVLFVLLLCLVELRLRLGLSRWWTALLLFGVSVVWWGCAALWLDRLALVQEFQARQGQFYQALMQHMVLVSTAVGVSVVLGSLLAMLMRRYERLQKVAFTLLNFLQTIPSLALFGLLLAPLAWLAANVPTLAALGVSGIGNAPALIALIAYSLLPMVRNTYIALEEVSEETLQAAKAMGMRTTQRFWQVRFPLALPVLLEGVRITAVQAVGLTAVAALIGAGGLGTFIFQGLGQAAMDMVLLGALPILILALMVDAGLGALADALRPGGRQ
- a CDS encoding ABC transporter ATP-binding protein, with the protein product MIELSHVSKTFGDATAVDDITLRVAKGKLCALVGTSGCGKSTTLRMINRLIDHSSGDIILDGQAIEQYDPVKLRRRIGYVIQSTGLFPHWSVARNIGLVPRLLKWSATDTTARVEELMGLLGLPVEEFAHKYPHQLSGGQAQRVGVARALAGDPDILLMDEPFGALDPITREKLQEELAKIQSRLHKTIVFVTHDMDEALRLADHLVVMRDGRIVQQGTPLALLQHPHDPFVESLLGGLERGLKQAALTRVKDHMTSLGPTLPAQSRIPADFSLRQALSMMLRDHCDRLTVVDQNDVPIGELSLRRIVKEAQWDRTSQRES